A single Pseudomonas sp. DC1.2 DNA region contains:
- a CDS encoding autoinducer binding domain-containing protein, giving the protein MEIWKESQLTQLSYTKEMETAYQISLSFIKNLGFKFCAFSMSSKTCDTHINTVNKNNYPTDWNIQYEQKKCSAIDPILAHCNHSTLPIIWSEDLFYETPWLWQALQNEGLQYGWSQSIHDEDNGLRSIFSLARSHCPITPYELYENLGFVVFISRHLHALGAQTQSKALPRSSIPHLSARELEILKLSANGKTAYEAAKILNLSERTVNFHVHSAIQKLGVNNKIAAVIAAARAGVL; this is encoded by the coding sequence ATGGAAATATGGAAAGAGTCACAGTTGACGCAACTCTCTTACACAAAAGAAATGGAGACGGCCTATCAAATATCTTTGAGCTTCATTAAAAATCTCGGGTTTAAATTCTGTGCTTTTTCAATGAGCTCAAAAACCTGTGACACCCACATCAATACCGTTAACAAAAACAATTACCCCACTGACTGGAATATTCAATACGAACAAAAAAAATGCAGTGCGATCGACCCAATACTTGCCCACTGTAATCACTCCACGCTGCCCATCATCTGGAGCGAAGATCTTTTTTACGAGACGCCGTGGCTATGGCAAGCGCTACAGAACGAAGGATTGCAGTATGGATGGTCGCAATCGATCCATGATGAGGATAACGGCCTGCGCAGCATCTTCAGCCTGGCAAGGAGTCACTGCCCGATCACACCCTATGAACTGTATGAAAACCTGGGGTTCGTCGTCTTCATCAGTCGCCATCTCCACGCGCTGGGCGCACAGACACAATCGAAAGCGCTGCCACGGTCAAGCATTCCCCACCTGTCAGCGCGCGAGCTGGAAATACTGAAACTGTCAGCCAATGGCAAAACCGCCTACGAGGCAGCCAAAATCCTTAACCTGAGCGAGCGCACGGTGAACTTCCATGTACACAGCGCCATCCAGAAGCTCGGCGTGAACAACAAAATAGCGGCGGTAATCGCCGCTGCCAGGGCCGGCGTACTCTGA
- a CDS encoding class I SAM-dependent methyltransferase produces the protein MPLLETPFAQLDLIRQPEQQNEPLQAFDAADEYLLNYLAEQQPSIDTRVLVLNDSFGALAASLAGKVQVSSSGDSFLALKGLEKNLIRNGMAFDAVPSLPASQALVGPFDRVLIRVPKTLALLEEQLIRLHSQLAPGAQVIAAAMVKHLPRAAGDLLERYIGPVHASLAVKKARLLIASPEDKAPAVSPYPSRYRLDTPAIELLNHANVFCREGLDIGTRAFLPHLPKNLGTAQVADLGCGNGVLAIASALQNPQAHYTLVDESFMAVQSAAENWHAALGERDVLLRADDGLADQAPQSLDVVLCNPPFHQQQVVGDFLAWRMFQQAREALVVGGALYIVGNRHLGYHSKLARLFRGVEQVAATPKFVILKARK, from the coding sequence ATGCCTTTGCTCGAAACGCCCTTCGCCCAACTCGACCTGATCCGCCAACCCGAACAGCAGAACGAACCCCTGCAAGCGTTCGACGCAGCCGACGAGTACCTGCTCAACTATCTGGCCGAACAACAGCCCTCGATCGACACTCGGGTTCTGGTGCTCAATGACAGTTTTGGCGCATTGGCAGCGAGTCTCGCGGGTAAGGTGCAGGTCAGTAGCAGCGGTGATTCGTTCCTGGCACTCAAAGGGCTGGAAAAAAATCTGATCCGCAATGGCATGGCGTTTGATGCGGTGCCCAGCCTACCGGCCAGCCAAGCGTTGGTCGGACCGTTTGACCGGGTACTGATCCGGGTCCCGAAAACCCTGGCACTGCTGGAAGAACAACTGATCCGCTTACACAGCCAACTGGCACCGGGTGCTCAGGTCATTGCCGCCGCCATGGTCAAGCATTTGCCACGCGCTGCGGGTGACCTGCTGGAACGCTACATCGGTCCGGTACACGCCTCGCTGGCGGTAAAAAAGGCCAGGCTGTTGATCGCTTCGCCTGAAGACAAAGCGCCTGCGGTGTCGCCCTACCCGTCCCGTTACCGTCTCGATACGCCGGCGATCGAGTTGCTCAACCACGCCAACGTGTTCTGTCGCGAAGGGCTGGATATCGGTACGCGGGCATTTTTGCCCCATTTGCCAAAGAACCTCGGCACAGCGCAAGTCGCCGATCTAGGTTGCGGTAATGGCGTACTGGCCATCGCCAGTGCCCTGCAAAACCCGCAGGCCCATTACACGCTGGTGGATGAGTCGTTCATGGCCGTGCAGTCGGCCGCCGAAAACTGGCACGCGGCGCTGGGCGAGCGAGATGTGCTCTTGCGTGCCGATGACGGGCTGGCCGACCAGGCACCTCAATCCCTCGACGTGGTGCTGTGCAACCCACCTTTCCATCAACAGCAGGTTGTTGGCGACTTTCTCGCTTGGAGGATGTTCCAGCAAGCCCGGGAAGCGCTGGTAGTTGGGGGCGCGCTGTACATCGTCGGTAACCGTCACTTGGGTTATCACAGCAAACTGGCCCGGCTGTTCCGGGGTGTCGAACAAGTGGCGGCCACGCCCAAGTTCGTGATCCTCAAGGCGCGCAAATAA
- a CDS encoding DUF2474 domain-containing protein, whose amino-acid sequence MAGKHTLQEIEAAEKKPLWQRLGWLALIWVGSVGALFIVASLMRMFMNAAGLSTH is encoded by the coding sequence ATGGCTGGCAAACACACGTTGCAGGAGATCGAAGCTGCCGAGAAAAAACCGCTGTGGCAGCGGCTCGGATGGCTGGCACTGATTTGGGTTGGCAGCGTAGGGGCCTTGTTTATTGTGGCCAGCCTGATGCGCATGTTTATGAATGCCGCAGGCCTGAGCACTCACTGA
- the cydB gene encoding cytochrome d ubiquinol oxidase subunit II gives MGIDLPLIWAVIIIFGIMMYVVMDGFDLGIGILFPFVKGKSNRDVMMNTVAPVWDGNETWLVLGGAALFGAFPLAYSVVLSALYLPLILMLIGLIFRGVAFEFRFKAKDDKRHLWDKAFIGGSLTATFFQGVALGAFIDGIPVVNRQFAGGSLDWLTPFTLFCGVALVVAYALLGCTWLIMKTEGKLQEQMHNLARPLAFVVLAVIGIVSLWTPLAHEEIAARWFTLPNLFWFLPVPILVLVTMYGLIRAVARNAHYTPFLLTLVLIFLGYSGLGISLWPNIVPPSISIWDAAAPPQSQGFMLVGTLFIIPFILGYTFWSYYVFRGKVTHEDGYH, from the coding sequence ATGGGTATTGATCTTCCGCTGATCTGGGCCGTGATCATCATCTTCGGCATCATGATGTACGTGGTCATGGACGGTTTCGACCTGGGAATCGGGATTCTCTTCCCGTTCGTCAAGGGTAAAAGCAACCGCGACGTGATGATGAACACCGTGGCGCCGGTCTGGGACGGCAACGAAACCTGGCTGGTACTGGGGGGGGCGGCGTTGTTCGGTGCTTTCCCGCTGGCCTATTCTGTGGTGTTGTCGGCGTTGTACCTGCCGCTGATTCTGATGCTGATCGGACTCATCTTTCGCGGTGTGGCGTTCGAATTCCGCTTCAAGGCCAAGGACGACAAACGCCACCTCTGGGACAAGGCGTTTATCGGTGGCTCGCTTACCGCGACGTTCTTCCAGGGCGTGGCACTGGGAGCATTCATCGACGGCATTCCGGTGGTCAACCGCCAGTTTGCCGGGGGCTCACTCGACTGGCTGACGCCCTTCACGCTGTTCTGCGGTGTGGCATTGGTGGTGGCGTATGCGCTACTCGGCTGCACGTGGCTGATCATGAAGACTGAAGGCAAGTTGCAAGAGCAGATGCATAATCTGGCGCGGCCGTTGGCGTTCGTGGTGTTGGCGGTGATCGGTATCGTCAGCCTCTGGACCCCTCTGGCCCACGAAGAGATCGCGGCACGCTGGTTCACTCTGCCAAACCTGTTCTGGTTCTTGCCGGTGCCGATCCTGGTATTGGTGACCATGTACGGTCTGATTCGCGCCGTGGCCCGCAACGCGCACTACACGCCGTTCCTGCTGACGCTGGTGCTGATTTTCCTCGGCTACAGTGGCCTCGGCATCAGCCTGTGGCCAAACATCGTACCGCCGTCGATCTCCATCTGGGACGCCGCCGCGCCGCCGCAAAGCCAGGGCTTCATGCTGGTGGGTACGCTGTTCATCATCCCGTTCATCCTGGGTTACACCTTCTGGAGCTACTACGTGTTCCGCGGCAAGGTCACCCACGAAGATGGTTACCACTAA
- a CDS encoding cytochrome ubiquinol oxidase subunit I has translation MFGLEALDLARMQFAFTISFHILFPAITIGLASYLAVLEGLWLKTHNDTYRDLYHFWSKIFAVNFGMGVVSGLVMAYQFGTNWSRFSDFAGAITGPLLTYEVLTAFFLEAGFLGVMLFGWNKVGRKLHFFSTVMVAIGTLISTFWILASNSWMQTPQGYELIDGRLIPVDWLAVIFNPSFPYRLMHMATAAFVATAFFVGSSAAWHLLRGKDNPAIRTMLSMAMWMALIVAPIQAVIGDFHGLNTLEHQPAKIAAIEGHWENHGNEPTPLILFGWPDMKAEKTKFAVEIPYLGSLILTHSLDKQVPALKDFPPEDRPNSTIVFWSFRVMVGLGFLMIFTGLWSLWLRKRDKLYTSRPFLYLALWMGPSGLIAILAGWFTTEIGRQPWVVYGLMRTADASSNHSFLQMSITLVLFVVVYFALFGAGLGYMMRLVRKGPKIDEGKETNDGGPGQKRTPSRPLSAADDTGDADHGDSLNKGN, from the coding sequence ATGTTCGGTTTAGAGGCACTCGATCTCGCCCGAATGCAGTTCGCGTTCACCATTTCATTCCATATCCTGTTCCCGGCCATCACCATTGGTCTGGCGAGTTACCTGGCGGTGCTCGAAGGCCTGTGGCTGAAAACCCATAACGACACCTACCGCGATCTGTACCACTTCTGGTCGAAAATATTTGCCGTCAACTTCGGTATGGGTGTGGTTTCCGGGCTGGTCATGGCCTATCAGTTCGGCACCAACTGGAGCCGATTCTCTGACTTCGCCGGCGCCATCACTGGGCCGCTTCTGACCTACGAAGTGCTTACAGCCTTCTTCCTCGAGGCTGGATTCCTTGGTGTCATGCTGTTCGGCTGGAACAAGGTCGGGCGCAAACTGCACTTCTTCTCAACGGTGATGGTGGCCATCGGTACGCTGATCTCAACCTTCTGGATTCTTGCCTCCAACAGTTGGATGCAAACCCCGCAAGGCTATGAACTGATTGATGGCCGACTGATTCCGGTGGATTGGCTGGCGGTGATCTTCAACCCGTCTTTCCCTTATCGCCTGATGCACATGGCCACTGCCGCATTTGTCGCCACTGCGTTTTTCGTCGGTTCCTCGGCGGCCTGGCACTTGCTGCGAGGCAAGGACAACCCGGCGATTCGGACCATGCTTTCGATGGCGATGTGGATGGCGCTGATTGTGGCGCCGATTCAAGCGGTCATCGGTGACTTCCACGGTTTGAACACCCTTGAGCATCAGCCAGCGAAAATCGCTGCGATCGAAGGCCACTGGGAAAACCACGGCAACGAGCCGACTCCGCTGATTTTGTTCGGCTGGCCGGACATGAAAGCCGAGAAGACCAAATTTGCGGTCGAGATCCCATACCTGGGTAGCCTGATCCTCACGCACTCGCTGGATAAGCAAGTACCGGCGCTCAAGGACTTCCCGCCTGAAGATCGGCCGAATTCGACGATCGTTTTCTGGTCGTTCCGGGTCATGGTTGGCTTGGGCTTCTTGATGATTTTCACCGGTTTGTGGAGCCTGTGGCTGCGTAAACGCGACAAGCTGTATACCTCGCGGCCATTCCTGTACCTGGCGTTATGGATGGGCCCGTCCGGCCTGATCGCCATTCTTGCAGGCTGGTTCACCACTGAAATCGGTCGTCAACCGTGGGTGGTCTACGGCTTGATGCGCACGGCGGATGCATCTTCTAACCACAGTTTCTTGCAGATGAGCATCACCCTGGTGCTGTTCGTGGTGGTGTATTTCGCGCTGTTCGGCGCCGGCCTTGGCTACATGATGCGCCTGGTGCGTAAAGGGCCGAAGATCGACGAGGGCAAGGAAACCAACGATGGTGGTCCTGGCCAGAAACGCACGCCGTCACGTCCGCTGTCCGCAGCCGACGATACGGGCGATGCCGACCACGGTGACAGTCTGAACAAGGGGAATTGA
- a CDS encoding MFS transporter: MPSQAPLLLRHHRPFIAFWLARVFTASGFQMLTVAIGWNLYQLTGNVLDLGLVGLVEFAPRVLFMLHTGHVADRYDRRKVAALCQSLQALIALSLAIGSATDHITREMIFILAFLLGAARSFELPTTQALLPTIVPSALFPRAVAAAQSAQQSATIVAPALGGLLYAFGSVWVYGPTVVLYIIACSLMLNLPARQTPLNKGKATMDSLLAGIRFIRSRPDILGAISLDLFAVLLGGATALLPVFAKDILLTGPWGLGLLRSAPAVGALLMSLFLARFAVERNVGRVMFTAVGIFGVATIAFGLSTSFWFSLAVLVVLGAADMISMVIRASFVQLETPDEMRGRVSAVNGLFIGASNQLGEFESGLTAHWFGTVPAVVMGGIGTLVVTGAWIKLFPTLANRDRMHVPVEEAKV; encoded by the coding sequence ATGCCCAGCCAAGCACCCCTGCTGTTACGTCATCATCGTCCGTTCATTGCGTTCTGGTTGGCCCGAGTGTTTACCGCCAGCGGTTTTCAAATGCTTACCGTGGCGATTGGCTGGAACCTTTATCAGCTCACCGGCAACGTACTTGATCTGGGATTGGTGGGGCTGGTGGAGTTCGCGCCGCGAGTGCTGTTCATGCTGCACACCGGGCACGTCGCAGACCGCTATGACCGACGCAAGGTCGCGGCGCTCTGCCAGTCCCTGCAAGCCTTGATCGCCCTGTCGCTGGCCATCGGGAGTGCCACTGACCATATCACCCGGGAAATGATCTTTATCCTGGCATTCCTGCTCGGTGCCGCGCGGTCCTTCGAGTTACCGACGACCCAGGCGCTGCTGCCGACGATTGTCCCCAGCGCACTATTTCCCCGCGCAGTCGCCGCCGCCCAGTCCGCGCAACAATCGGCCACCATCGTCGCACCGGCCCTTGGAGGTTTGCTCTACGCGTTCGGCAGCGTCTGGGTCTATGGGCCGACCGTGGTCCTGTACATCATCGCCTGCTCGCTGATGCTCAACCTGCCGGCTCGGCAAACACCACTGAATAAAGGCAAAGCGACGATGGACTCGTTGCTCGCGGGCATTCGCTTCATTCGCAGCCGCCCAGACATTCTTGGCGCCATTTCCCTGGATCTGTTCGCCGTGCTGTTGGGGGGCGCCACGGCGCTGCTGCCGGTCTTCGCCAAGGACATTTTGCTGACCGGCCCCTGGGGTCTGGGCCTGTTGCGCTCGGCGCCGGCGGTGGGTGCGCTGTTAATGTCGCTGTTTTTGGCGCGATTCGCTGTTGAGCGCAATGTCGGACGCGTGATGTTTACTGCCGTGGGCATCTTCGGCGTGGCGACCATTGCGTTCGGCCTGTCCACCTCGTTCTGGTTTTCCCTCGCCGTACTGGTGGTGCTGGGCGCTGCGGACATGATCAGCATGGTCATTCGCGCCTCATTCGTGCAATTGGAAACACCCGATGAAATGCGCGGCCGGGTCAGCGCCGTGAACGGTCTGTTCATCGGCGCCTCAAACCAACTCGGGGAATTCGAATCAGGCCTGACCGCGCACTGGTTTGGCACGGTACCCGCGGTGGTCATGGGCGGCATCGGCACCTTGGTGGTGACCGGGGCCTGGATCAAACTGTTCCCGACCCTGGCCAATCGCGACCGCATGCATGTGCCTGTGGAAGAAGCCAAGGTCTAG